The following coding sequences lie in one Glycine max cultivar Williams 82 chromosome 19, Glycine_max_v4.0, whole genome shotgun sequence genomic window:
- the LOC100790572 gene encoding translation initiation factor IF-2, whose product MAWRELGKKRIYMNFTRALTTTPFRYAAGSNFASIFTVQSVCASARCVPDFTNQSSQGVAGCGRETKECEIRCFHASSQVWARSDGPLGLQTPKRVYVKRGGRNQLPVGAPYACRNVPATKSNPDKTIEIFEGMTLVELAKRTGRSVSSLQDILTNVGEKFQSEFELLSMDIAELVTMEAGINVKRLHSAEGAEILPRPAVVTVMGHVDHGKTSLLDALRQTSVAAKEAGGITQHIGAFVVAMPSGASITFLDTPGHAAFSAMRARGAAVTDIVVLVVAADDGVMPQTLEAMSHAKAANVPIVVAINKCDKAGANSEKVKLQLASEGLLLEEMGGDVQVVEVSATEKIGLDNLEEALLLQADMMDLKARTDGPAQAYVVEARLDKGRGPLVTTIVKAGTLVCGQHVVVGSQWGRIRAIKDMTGKLTQRATPAMPVEIEGLRGLPMAGDDVIVVHSEERARMLSSGRQRKYEENRLRNKMIQDKPTTSDDSKEVPRWVEMPVIVKADVQGTVQAVTDALKTLNSAQVFVNVVHVGAGPISQSDVDLAQACGACIVGFNVKSPPTALSQAAARAGIKIILHRVIYHLLEDIGNLIIERAPGTSETHVAGQAEVLNIFEIKGSKSKGPDVKIAGCRVIDGSVTRSATLRLLRSGEVVFEGLCTSLKREKQDVDTVKKGTECGVVISNWYDFQIGDVIQCLEQVIRKPQFIKSESGAVRIEC is encoded by the exons ATGGCGTGGCGTGAGCTTGGAAAGAAG agaatatatatgaattttactAGAGCGTTGACAACAACACCATTTAGGTATGCAGCAGGATCAAATTTTGCATCAATCTTTACTGTGCAATCTGTTTGTGCATCAGCAAGATGTGTGCCGG ATTTCACCAACCAATCATCTCAGGGAGTGGCTGGTTGTGGCAGGGAGACTAAAGAATGTGAAATACg GTGCTTCCATGCTAGTTCGCAAGTCTGGGCAAGAAGTGATGGACCATTAGGTTTGCAGACCCCAAAGAGGGTATATGTGAAAAGGGGTGGTAGAAACCAGCTACCTGTTGGAGCTCCTTATGCCTGTCGTAATGTTCCAGCTACCAAATCTAATCCTGATAAAACAATAGAAATATTTGAAGGCATGACCCTTGTTGAACTGGCAAAGCGCACCGGAAGATCAGTATCTTCTTTGCAGGATATCCTCACTAATGTTGGCGAAAAGTTTCAATCAGAGTTTGAGCTTCTGAGCATGGATATTGCTGAACTTGTCACAATG GAGGCTGGCATCAATGTGAAGAGGCTACATTCAGCTGAAGGTGCAGAAATTTTACCACGTCCTGCAGTTGTAACAGTGATGGGTCATGTTGATCATGGTAAAACTTCTCTTCTTGACGCCTTGCGTCAAACATCAGTGGCAGCCAAGGAAGCCGGTGGCATAACTCAACATATAGGTGCTTTTGTGGTGGCCATGCCATCAGGAGCATCAATCACATTTCTTGATACTCCTGGTCATGCTGCATTTAGTGCAATGCGGGCAAGAGGTGCAGCAGTTACAGATATAGTGGTGCTGGTTGTTGCTGCAGATGATGGTGTGATGCCTCAAACACTTGAAGCCATGTCCCATGCAAAAGCAGCTAATGTACCAATTGTAGTTGCCATTAACAAATGTGATAAAGCAGGTGCAAATTCTGAAAAAGTTAAACTGCAGCTTGCTTCAGAGGGCTTGCTTCTGGAGGAGATGGGTGGGGATGTTCAAGTTGTTGAGGTTTCGGCAACTGAAAAAATTGGACTGGATAACCTAGAAGAAGCTTTACTACTTCAGGCTGATATGATGGATCTTAAAGCACGAACTGATGGGCCTGCTCAAGCATATGTGGTGGAAGCGAGACTTGACAAAGGACGGGGTCCATTAGTAACTACTATAGTGAAGGCAGGGACTCTAGTTTGTGGTCAGCATGTGGTTGTAGGCTCACAATGGGGAAGAATAAGGGCTATTAAAGATATGACAGGGAAGTTAACTCAACGAGCAACACCTGCTATGCCTGTTGAGATTGAAGGGCTTCGAGGGCTGCCAATGGCCGGTGATGATGTTATTGTTGTTCACTCTGAGGAGCGAGCTAGAATGCTTAGTTCTGGTAGGCAAAGGAAATATGAGGAGAACAGGCTTAGGAATAAGATGATACAGGACAAGCCAACTACTTCAGATGATTCCAAGGAGGTTCCACGGTGGGTTGAAATGCCAGTAATAGTAAAAGCAGATGTTCAGGGAACTGTTCAAGCTGTCACTGATgcattaaaaactttaaatagtGCTCAG GTTTTCGTAAATGTTGTCCATGTTGGTGCTGGGCCTATTTCTCAATCTGATGTGGACTTGGCACAAGCTTGTGGTGCTTGCATAGTTGGATTCAATGTCAAAAGTCCACCTACTGCTCTTAGTCAGGCAGCAGCTCGTGCTGGTATCAAG ATAATTTTGCACCGTGTAATTTACCACCTCTTGGAAGACATAGGAAATTTGATAATAGAGAGGGCCCCTGGGACTTCTGAAACGCACGTTGCTGGGCAAGCAGAAGTGCTGAATATCTTTGAAATCAAAGGGAGCAAATCCAAGGGACCTGATGTTAAGATAGCGGGTTGTCGTGTTATCGATGGTTCTGTGACAAGATCAGCAACCCTGAGGCTTCTTAGAAGTGGGGAAGTAGTGTTTGAAGGACTTTGTACATCTCTTAAGCGGGAGAAACAGGATGTGGATACTGTGAAAAAGGGAACTGAGTGTGGAGTAGTAATCAGCAATTGGTATGATTTCCAGATTGGAGACGTTATTCAGTGCTTGGAACAGGTCATAAGGAAGCCCCAGTTCATTAAGTCCGAAAGTGGTGCTGTTCGAATTGAGTGCTGA
- the LOC102664744 gene encoding uncharacterized protein: MSGCSDEEEISFSESDRHRYEGGSDGDDDDSEIRKNEHRSSRRRMGSAFGKVVVRQFTKAKKQVRRIRSRTSLLAKSEEGKVVIVEAGVSGRSGCRFCFSRPKVLESPNEESPSSDPNDPNFTHGMLRTLMDKNDFYSKECNPHSD, encoded by the coding sequence ATGTCTGGTTGTTCCGATGAGGAGGAGATTTCGTTCTCAGAATCCGATCGTCACCGTTACGAAGGAGGCAGTGACGGCGACGACGACGATTCCGAAATCAGAAAGAATGAACATCGCAGCAGCAGAAGAAGAATGGGTAGTGCTTTTGGAAAGGTGGTGGTGCGCCAATTCACGAAAGCGAAGAAGCAAGTGCGCAGAATCAGAAGCAGAACGAGTCTTCTCGCGAAATCAGAAGAAGGTAAGGTGGTGATTGTTGAAGCTGGCGTTAGTGGAAGGAGTGGGTGTAGGTTTTGTTTTTCGCGGCCCAAAGTGTTGGAATCGCCTAATGAGGAGTCTCCATCGAGTGATCCCAATGACCCTAATTTCACTCATGGCATGTTGAGAACTTTGATGGACAAGAATGATTTCTATTCCAAAGAATGCAACCCCCACTCGGATTAG
- the PHYA3 gene encoding phytochrome A-2-like isoform X1, which produces MSSSRPSQSSSNNSGRSRTSRLSARRMAQTTLDAKLHATFEESGSSFDYSSSVRMSPAGTVSGDHQPRSDRATSSYLHQTQKIKLIQPFGCLLALDEKTCKVIAYSENAPEMLTMVSHAVPSVGDHPALGIGTDIRTIFTAPSSAAIQKALRFGDVSLHNPILVHCKTSGKPFYAIIHRVTGSVIIDFEPVKPHEVPMTASGALQSYKLAAKAITRLESLTTGNMETLCNTMVREVFELTGYDRVMAYKFHEDDHGEVIAEVKRPGLEPYLGLHYPATDIPQATRFLFMKNKVRMIVDCCAKHVNVLQDKKIPFDLTLCGSTLRAAHSCHLQYMENMNSSASLVMAVVVNDNDEDGDSSDAVQPQKSKRLWGLVVCHHTTPRFVPFPLRYACQFLAQVFAVHVSKELEIEYQIIEKNILQTQTLLCDMLVQGEPLGIVSQSPNIMDLVKCDGAALLYKNKVWRLGVTPSESQIKEIALWLFECHEDSTGFCTDSLSDAGFPGAAALGDIACGMAAARIASKDILFWFRSHTASEIRWGGAKHEPGERDDGRRVHPRSSFKAFLEVVKTRSLPWKTYETDAIHSLQLILRDAFKETQSMEISTYAIDTRLGDLKIEGMQELDAVTSEVVRLIETATVPILAVDVNGMINGWNTKIAELTGLPVDEAIGKHLLTLVEDFSVDRVKKMLDMALQGEEERNVQFEIQTHHMKIDSGPISLVVNACASRDLQDNVVGVCFLAQDITAQKTMMDKFTRIEGDYKAIVQNPNPLIPPIFGTDEFGWCCEWNSAMAKLTGWKREEVMDKMLLGEVFGTQIACCRLRNHEAVVNFSIVLNTAMAGLETEKVPFGFFARDGKHVECILSMTKKLDAEGVVTGVFCFLQLASAELQQALHIQRISEQTSLKRLKDLTYLKRQIQNPLYGIMFSRKLLEGTELGAEQKQFLQTGIRCQRQISKILDDSDLDSIIDGYMDLEMVEFTLHEVLVASLSQVMTKSNAKGIRVVNDVEEKITTETLYGDSIRLQQVLADFLLISINFTPTGGQVVVAATLTQQQLGKLVHLANLEFSITHDSFGVPETLLNQMFGRDGHESEEGISMLISRKLLKLMNGDVRYLREAGKSSFILSVELAAAHKSNT; this is translated from the exons ATGTCCTCTTCAAGGCCCAGCCAATCATCCAGCAATAATTCTGGCAGATCTAGAACATCAAGACTCAGTGCTAGGAGGATGGCTCAGACAACTTTAGATGCAAAACTGCATGCAACTTTTGAGGAATCAGGTAGTTCTTTTGACTACTCCAGTTCAGTGAGAATGTCTCCTGCTGGTACTGTCAGTGGAGACCATCAACCAAGGTCTGATAGAGCAACAAGTTCTTACCTCCATCAGACACAGAAAATCAAGCTTATCCAGCCATTTGGGTGTTTGTTAGCTTTAGATGAGAAAACATGCAAGGTCATTGCTTACAGTGAGAATGCACCTGAAATGCTCACCATGGTTAGTCATGCTGTCCCCAGTGTAGGTGACCACCCTGCTCTTGGCATTGGCACTGACATAAGAACTATTTTCACTGCCCCAAGTTCTGCTGCTATTCAGAAGGCACTGAGATTTGGGGATGTTTCACTTCATAACCCCATTCTAGTCCATTGCAAGACCTCTGGGAAGCCCTTTTATGCAATTATCCATCGTGTTACCGGTAGTGTGATCATCGATTTTGAGCCGGTCAAGCCTCATGAAGTTCCCATGACTGCATCAGGAGCCCTGCAATCCTACAAGCTTGCAGCAAAAGCAATAACTAGATTGGAATCCTTGACTACTGGGAACATGGAAACACTATGTAACACAATGGTTCGAGAGGTTTTTGAGCTCACAGGTTATGACAGAGTGATGGCTTATAAATTCCATGAGGATGATCATGGGGAAGTGATTGCTGAGGTTAAAAGGCCAGGCCTAGAGCCATATCTGGGGTTGCACTACCCAGCCACTGATATTCCTCAGGCGACACGCTTTTTGTTTATGAAGAACAAGGTGCGTATGATAGTTGATTGTTGTGCAAAGCATGTGAATGTGcttcaagacaaaaaaattcCATTTGATTTAACCTTGTGTGGATCAACCTTGAGAGCTGCTCATAGTTGCCACTTGCAATACATGGAGAACATGAATTCTAGTGCTTCCTTGGTTATGGCAGTTGTGGTAAATGACAATGATGAAGATGGGGATAGTTCTGATGCTGTTCAACCACAGAAGAGTAAGAGACTCTGGGGTTTAGTAGTTTGCCATCACACTACTCCCAGATTCGTTCCTTTCCCTCTTAGGTATGCTTGTCAATTTCTGGCTCAAGTATTTGCGGTTCATGTGAGCAAAGAGCTAGAGATAGAGTATCAGATTATTGAGAAGAACATCCTGCAAACTCAAACACTCTTGTGTGATATGCTGGTGCAAGGTGAGCCCCTAGGCATTGTTTCACAAAGTCCTAATATAATGGATCTTGTGAAGTGTGATGGAGCAGCCCTGCTATATAAAAACAAGGTGTGGCGATTAGGGGTAACAccaagtgaatctcagataaaAGAGATAGCTTTGTGGCTCTTTGAGTGCCATGAGGATTCCACAGGTTTTTGTACAGATAGCTTGTCTGATGCAGGCTTCCCTGGGGCTGCTGCTCTTGGTGATATTGCATGTGGAATGGCAGCTGCCAGAATAGCTTCCAAAGATATACTTTTCTGGTTTCGGTCTCACACAGCCTCAGAAATCCGATGGGGTGGTGCAAAGCATGAGCCTGGTGAAAGGGATGATGGTAGGAGGGTGCATCCAAGATCATCATTCAAGGCTTTCCTTGAAGTTGTGAAGACAAGGAGCTTACCCTGGAAGACCTATGAAACGGATGCCATTCATTCGTTGCAGTTAATACTGAGAGATGCATTCAAAGAGACACAGAGCATGGAGATAAGCACATATGCTATCGATACAAGGCTAGGTGATTTGAAGATTGAAGGAATGCAAGAACTGGATGCAGTGACAAGTGAGGTGGTAAGGTTAATTGAAACAGCAACGGTGCCAATTTTGGCGGTTGATGTTAATGGGATGATCAATGGATGGAACACAAAAATTGCTGAGTTGACAGGTCTTCCAGTTGATGAAGCTATTGGAAAGCATTTACTCACACTTGTAGAGGATTTTTCAGTAGATAGAGTCAAGAAGATGTTGGACATGGCATTGCAGG GTGAGGAAGAGAGAAATGTCCAATTTGAGATCCAAACACATCATATGAAGATTGATTCTGGTCCCATCAGCTTGGTAGTTAATGCTTGTGCAAGCAGGGATCTTCAAGATAATGTTGTGGGAGTTTGTTTTCTGGCACAAGATATAACTGCTCAGAAAACAATGATGGACAAATTCACCCGAATTGAAGGTGACTACAAGGCAATTGTACAGAACCCAAACCCATTGATCCCTCCAATATTTGGCACAGATGAATTTGGTTGGTGTTGTGAATGGAATTCAGCTATGGCAAAATTAACTGGATGGAAGCGAGAGGAGGTAATGGATAAAATGCTTTTAGGAGAGGTTTTCGGGACCCAAATAGCTTGTTGTCGCCTAAGGAATCATGAAGCTGTTGTTAACTTTAGCATTGTACTTAATACAGCCATGGCTGGTTTGGAAACAGAGAAGgttccttttggtttctttgCTCGTGATGGAAAGCATGTAGAATGTATTCTTTCTATGACTAAGAAATTGGATGCAGAAGGTGTAGTTACTGGTGTCTTCTGCTTCTTGCAACTAGCAAGTGCAGAGCTGCAACAAGCATTACACATTCAGCGCATATCTGAACAAACTTCATTGAAAAGACTGAAAGATTTAACTTATTTGAAAAGGCAAATCCAGAATCCTTTATATGGGATTATGTTCTCCCGGAAATTGTTAGAGGGTACTGAGTTGGGAGCTGAACAAAAACAATTTCTGCAAACGGGCATTCGGTGTCAACGCCAGATTAGCAAAATTCTGGATGACTCGGATCTTGACAGCATCATTGATGG CTACATGGATTTGGAGATGGTTGAATTCACTTTGCATGAAGTTTTGGTTGCCTCCctaagtcaagtcatgacaaaGAGTAATGCAAAAGGTATCCGAGTAGTCAATGATGTTGAAGAGAAGATCACAACAGAGACCTTATATGGTGATAGTATCAGGCTTCAGCAGGTCTTAGCTGACTTTTTATTGATTTCCATCAATTTCACACCAACTGGAGGTCAGGTTGTTGTAGCAGCCACGCTAACCCAACAGCAGTTAGGGAAATTAGTTCATCTTGCTAATTTGGAGTTCAG CATAACGCATGATAGTTTTGGGGTTCCAGAAACATTGCTGAACCAGATGTTTGGACGCGATGGACATGAATCTGAGGAGGGTATTAGCATGCTGATTAGCAGAAAGCTGCTAAAGCTCATGAATGGAGACGTACGTTATTTAAGGGAAGCAGGCAAATCATCTTTCATCCTATCTGTTGAACTTGCCGCAGCACATAAATCCAACACTTaa
- the PHYA3 gene encoding phytochrome A-2-like isoform X2: MSSSRPSQSSSNNSGRSRTSRLSARRMAQTTLDAKLHATFEESGSSFDYSSSVRMSPAGTVSGDHQPRSDRATSSYLHQTQKIKLIQPFGCLLALDEKTCKVIAYSENAPEMLTMVSHAVPSVGDHPALGIGTDIRTIFTAPSSAAIQKALRFGDVSLHNPILVHCKTSGKPFYAIIHRVTGSVIIDFEPVKPHEVPMTASGALQSYKLAAKAITRLESLTTGNMETLCNTMVREVFELTGYDRVMAYKFHEDDHGEVIAEVKRPGLEPYLGLHYPATDIPQATRFLFMKNKVRMIVDCCAKHVNVLQDKKIPFDLTLCGSTLRAAHSCHLQYMENMNSSASLVMAVVVNDNDEDGDSSDAVQPQKSKRLWGLVVCHHTTPRFVPFPLRYACQFLAQVFAVHVSKELEIEYQIIEKNILQTQTLLCDMLVQGEPLGIVSQSPNIMDLVKCDGAALLYKNKVWRLGVTPSESQIKEIALWLFECHEDSTGFCTDSLSDAGFPGAAALGDIACGMAAARIASKDILFWFRSHTASEIRWGGAKHEPGERDDGRRVHPRSSFKAFLEVVKTRSLPWKTYETDAIHSLQLILRDAFKETQSMEISTYAIDTRLGDLKIEGMQELDAVTSEVVRLIETATVPILAVDVNGMINGWNTKIAELTGLPVDEAIGKHLLTLVEDFSVDRVKKMLDMALQGEEERNVQFEIQTHHMKIDSGPISLVVNACASRDLQDNVVGVCFLAQDITAQKTMMDKFTRIEGDYKAIVQNPNPLIPPIFGTDEFGWCCEWNSAMAKLTGWKREEVMDKMLLGEVFGTQIACCRLRNHEAVVNFSIVLNTAMAGLETEKVPFGFFARDGKHVECILSMTKKLDAEGVVTGVFCFLQLASAELQQALHIQRISEQTSLKRLKDLTYLKRQIQNPLYGIMFSRKLLEGTELGAEQKQFLQTGIRCQRQISKILDDSDLDSIIDGKDLDVLVALLSCITATWIWRWLNSLCMKFWLPP, translated from the exons ATGTCCTCTTCAAGGCCCAGCCAATCATCCAGCAATAATTCTGGCAGATCTAGAACATCAAGACTCAGTGCTAGGAGGATGGCTCAGACAACTTTAGATGCAAAACTGCATGCAACTTTTGAGGAATCAGGTAGTTCTTTTGACTACTCCAGTTCAGTGAGAATGTCTCCTGCTGGTACTGTCAGTGGAGACCATCAACCAAGGTCTGATAGAGCAACAAGTTCTTACCTCCATCAGACACAGAAAATCAAGCTTATCCAGCCATTTGGGTGTTTGTTAGCTTTAGATGAGAAAACATGCAAGGTCATTGCTTACAGTGAGAATGCACCTGAAATGCTCACCATGGTTAGTCATGCTGTCCCCAGTGTAGGTGACCACCCTGCTCTTGGCATTGGCACTGACATAAGAACTATTTTCACTGCCCCAAGTTCTGCTGCTATTCAGAAGGCACTGAGATTTGGGGATGTTTCACTTCATAACCCCATTCTAGTCCATTGCAAGACCTCTGGGAAGCCCTTTTATGCAATTATCCATCGTGTTACCGGTAGTGTGATCATCGATTTTGAGCCGGTCAAGCCTCATGAAGTTCCCATGACTGCATCAGGAGCCCTGCAATCCTACAAGCTTGCAGCAAAAGCAATAACTAGATTGGAATCCTTGACTACTGGGAACATGGAAACACTATGTAACACAATGGTTCGAGAGGTTTTTGAGCTCACAGGTTATGACAGAGTGATGGCTTATAAATTCCATGAGGATGATCATGGGGAAGTGATTGCTGAGGTTAAAAGGCCAGGCCTAGAGCCATATCTGGGGTTGCACTACCCAGCCACTGATATTCCTCAGGCGACACGCTTTTTGTTTATGAAGAACAAGGTGCGTATGATAGTTGATTGTTGTGCAAAGCATGTGAATGTGcttcaagacaaaaaaattcCATTTGATTTAACCTTGTGTGGATCAACCTTGAGAGCTGCTCATAGTTGCCACTTGCAATACATGGAGAACATGAATTCTAGTGCTTCCTTGGTTATGGCAGTTGTGGTAAATGACAATGATGAAGATGGGGATAGTTCTGATGCTGTTCAACCACAGAAGAGTAAGAGACTCTGGGGTTTAGTAGTTTGCCATCACACTACTCCCAGATTCGTTCCTTTCCCTCTTAGGTATGCTTGTCAATTTCTGGCTCAAGTATTTGCGGTTCATGTGAGCAAAGAGCTAGAGATAGAGTATCAGATTATTGAGAAGAACATCCTGCAAACTCAAACACTCTTGTGTGATATGCTGGTGCAAGGTGAGCCCCTAGGCATTGTTTCACAAAGTCCTAATATAATGGATCTTGTGAAGTGTGATGGAGCAGCCCTGCTATATAAAAACAAGGTGTGGCGATTAGGGGTAACAccaagtgaatctcagataaaAGAGATAGCTTTGTGGCTCTTTGAGTGCCATGAGGATTCCACAGGTTTTTGTACAGATAGCTTGTCTGATGCAGGCTTCCCTGGGGCTGCTGCTCTTGGTGATATTGCATGTGGAATGGCAGCTGCCAGAATAGCTTCCAAAGATATACTTTTCTGGTTTCGGTCTCACACAGCCTCAGAAATCCGATGGGGTGGTGCAAAGCATGAGCCTGGTGAAAGGGATGATGGTAGGAGGGTGCATCCAAGATCATCATTCAAGGCTTTCCTTGAAGTTGTGAAGACAAGGAGCTTACCCTGGAAGACCTATGAAACGGATGCCATTCATTCGTTGCAGTTAATACTGAGAGATGCATTCAAAGAGACACAGAGCATGGAGATAAGCACATATGCTATCGATACAAGGCTAGGTGATTTGAAGATTGAAGGAATGCAAGAACTGGATGCAGTGACAAGTGAGGTGGTAAGGTTAATTGAAACAGCAACGGTGCCAATTTTGGCGGTTGATGTTAATGGGATGATCAATGGATGGAACACAAAAATTGCTGAGTTGACAGGTCTTCCAGTTGATGAAGCTATTGGAAAGCATTTACTCACACTTGTAGAGGATTTTTCAGTAGATAGAGTCAAGAAGATGTTGGACATGGCATTGCAGG GTGAGGAAGAGAGAAATGTCCAATTTGAGATCCAAACACATCATATGAAGATTGATTCTGGTCCCATCAGCTTGGTAGTTAATGCTTGTGCAAGCAGGGATCTTCAAGATAATGTTGTGGGAGTTTGTTTTCTGGCACAAGATATAACTGCTCAGAAAACAATGATGGACAAATTCACCCGAATTGAAGGTGACTACAAGGCAATTGTACAGAACCCAAACCCATTGATCCCTCCAATATTTGGCACAGATGAATTTGGTTGGTGTTGTGAATGGAATTCAGCTATGGCAAAATTAACTGGATGGAAGCGAGAGGAGGTAATGGATAAAATGCTTTTAGGAGAGGTTTTCGGGACCCAAATAGCTTGTTGTCGCCTAAGGAATCATGAAGCTGTTGTTAACTTTAGCATTGTACTTAATACAGCCATGGCTGGTTTGGAAACAGAGAAGgttccttttggtttctttgCTCGTGATGGAAAGCATGTAGAATGTATTCTTTCTATGACTAAGAAATTGGATGCAGAAGGTGTAGTTACTGGTGTCTTCTGCTTCTTGCAACTAGCAAGTGCAGAGCTGCAACAAGCATTACACATTCAGCGCATATCTGAACAAACTTCATTGAAAAGACTGAAAGATTTAACTTATTTGAAAAGGCAAATCCAGAATCCTTTATATGGGATTATGTTCTCCCGGAAATTGTTAGAGGGTACTGAGTTGGGAGCTGAACAAAAACAATTTCTGCAAACGGGCATTCGGTGTCAACGCCAGATTAGCAAAATTCTGGATGACTCGGATCTTGACAGCATCATTGATGG taaaGACCTTGATGTACTAGTGGCCCTTTTGTCCTGCATAACAGCTACATGGATTTGGAGATGGTTGAATTCACTTTGCATGAAGTTTTGGTTGCCTCCctaa
- the LOC100791628 gene encoding rhicadhesin receptor: MKLTGFLQAVTLTALVLSTFTASDPDSLQDLCVADLASAVKVNGFTCKDAGKVNASDFFSDILAKPGATNNTYGSLVTGANVQKIPGLNTLGVSLSRIDYAPGGINPPHTHPRATEVVFVLEGTLDVGFITTANVLISKAINKGEIFVFPKGLVHFQKNNGKEPASVIAAFNSQLPGTQSIALTLFAATPPLPDNVLTKAFQVGTKEVQKIKSRLAPKK; the protein is encoded by the exons ATGAAGCTCACAGGTTTCCTGCAAGCGGTGACTCTAACTGCTTTGGTGTTATCCACCTTCACTGCATCAGATCCCGATTCTCTTCAAGACCTCTGTGTCGCAGACCTTGCCTCAG CGGTTAAAGTGAATGGATTCACCTGCAAAGATGCTGGCAAGGTAAATGCGAGTGATTTCTTCTCAGACATACTAGCCAAACCAGGTGCCACAAACAACACGTATGGCTCCCTAGTGACTGGAGCCAACGTTCAGAAAATCCCAGGACTCAACACCCTTGGCGTGTCTTTGTCACGCATTGACTATGCCCCAGGTGGCATCAACCCACCTCACACGCACCCACGTGCGACCGAAGTAGTGTTCGTGCTTGAAGGAACACTAGATGTTGGGTTCATAACCACAGCCAATGTGCTCATTTCAAAGGCCATCAACAAGGGTGAGATATTTGTGTTCCCAAAGGGCTTAGTTCACTTCCAAAAGAACAATGGAAAGGAACCTGCTTCAGTTATTGCAGCATTCAATAGTCAGTTGCCTGGCACACAGTCCATTGCTCTAACCTTGTTTGCAGCCACACCACCACTTCCGGATAATGTGTTAACCAAGGCTTTCCAGGTGGGTACCAAGGAGGTTCAGAAAATTAAGTCTAGGCTTGCACCtaagaaataa